A genomic stretch from Marinilabiliales bacterium includes:
- the lpxK gene encoding tetraacyldisaccharide 4'-kinase — MQYPLQPALKVLLSPLSAIYGAGVLLRNTFFKWGIFRGREFPLPVISVGNITVGGTGKTPHVEYLAALLRDKFNVAVLSRGYKRKTRGFAVVSTESHVEEVGDEPLQIKRKYPDVTVAVDGNRVRGIQKLCRCKGRIQAVLLDDAFQHRWVRPGISVLLTDYSRPLKDDMLLPAGSLREFVSAKERATTVIVTKCPPDIKPIERRIIMTDLKLFPWQSLFFTTFSYGDPRPVFSETVPFPEREIIRSEKYGILMVTGIVSPRPLRKHLRSISPRIRQLRFPDHHRFGRKDVARIKDAWNSPGENLRMLITTEKDAARLRQTTGLDDELKRNMYYIPVSVKFIDGCGESFNKKIIDYVGKNKRDHILC; from the coding sequence ATGCAATACCCGTTGCAACCTGCTTTGAAAGTTCTTCTTTCGCCGTTGTCGGCGATTTACGGTGCCGGAGTCCTTTTAAGGAATACCTTTTTCAAATGGGGTATCTTCAGGGGGCGCGAGTTTCCATTACCGGTAATTTCGGTGGGCAACATCACAGTGGGCGGAACCGGGAAGACGCCGCATGTTGAATACCTGGCTGCCCTTCTCAGGGACAAATTCAACGTGGCAGTCCTCAGCAGGGGATACAAGCGGAAGACAAGGGGATTTGCCGTGGTTTCCACTGAGTCGCATGTTGAAGAGGTGGGCGACGAACCTCTGCAGATCAAAAGGAAGTACCCCGATGTTACGGTGGCGGTAGACGGCAACAGGGTAAGGGGTATTCAAAAGCTGTGCCGGTGCAAAGGCAGGATCCAGGCAGTGCTGCTTGATGATGCGTTTCAGCACAGGTGGGTCAGGCCGGGCATTTCGGTTCTGCTGACAGATTACAGCCGGCCACTGAAGGATGATATGCTGCTTCCCGCCGGCAGCCTGCGCGAGTTCGTGAGTGCGAAGGAACGTGCCACAACGGTTATCGTTACCAAATGCCCCCCTGACATAAAGCCGATAGAGAGACGGATCATAATGACCGATCTGAAACTTTTCCCGTGGCAGTCTCTCTTTTTTACAACCTTTTCATATGGCGATCCCCGGCCGGTATTCAGCGAGACCGTACCCTTCCCCGAAAGGGAAATAATAAGGTCAGAAAAGTACGGCATTCTGATGGTTACCGGGATAGTTTCGCCGCGGCCACTCAGGAAGCATCTCAGGAGCATCTCACCAAGAATTCGCCAGTTGAGGTTCCCGGACCACCACAGGTTTGGCAGAAAGGATGTAGCCCGGATAAAGGATGCGTGGAATTCGCCCGGGGAAAACCTCAGGATGCTGATAACCACAGAAAAAGATGCGGCAAGGCTGAGACAGACAACCGGACTGGATGATGAACTGAAAAGAAATATGTATTATATCCCTGTTAGCGTGAAGTTTATAGATGGTTGCGGGGAGTCTTTTAACAAAAAAATCATTGACTATGTTGGAAAAAATAAACGAGACCATATCCTTTGTTAA
- the folK gene encoding 2-amino-4-hydroxy-6-hydroxymethyldihydropteridine diphosphokinase — protein sequence MGGIYLLVGGNVGDRISYLNMAAEKIALLIGKVTASSSVWETEPWGFEDDTPFLNRLHVTDTRLEPHVLMQTISAIEQKLGRVRDGNKYGPRTIDIDILFYNDRVISEPGLVIPHPELHNRRFALEPLAEVNPSFIHPVLNKPIAEILAECDDPGSVRKLPAGEPEKH from the coding sequence ATGGGAGGAATTTACCTTTTGGTAGGGGGAAATGTGGGTGACAGGATCAGTTACCTTAACATGGCCGCTGAAAAGATTGCCCTGCTGATCGGGAAGGTCACGGCAAGCTCCTCGGTCTGGGAGACCGAGCCATGGGGCTTTGAAGACGACACCCCTTTCCTGAACCGTCTTCATGTTACCGACACACGGCTTGAGCCCCATGTGCTTATGCAGACAATATCTGCCATCGAGCAAAAGCTTGGAAGAGTAAGGGACGGCAACAAATACGGCCCCAGGACAATTGATATCGATATCCTCTTTTACAATGACAGGGTAATCAGTGAACCCGGACTGGTAATTCCCCACCCCGAACTACACAATAGACGTTTCGCCCTCGAGCCGCTGGCCGAAGTAAACCCTTCTTTTATTCACCCTGTTTTGAATAAACCCATCGCCGAAATTCTTGCAGAGTGTGACGATCCGGGTAGTGTAAGGAAACTACCGGCAGGTGAACCTGAAAAGCATTAA
- a CDS encoding uracil phosphoribosyltransferase, whose amino-acid sequence MLINLGENNSLLSQFIAEVRDERVQKDRLRFRRNLERIGEVFAYEISKQIPYKKTDVHTPLGVACMNLPEESPVLATIMRAGLPFQQGFLNYFDNSGNAFVSAYRKYHKDGTFDIKFEHMSSPDLDGKVLILSDPMLASGSSIVLAYKALLSRGIPGHTHIVSIIASREGLAYVRKHLPSRKITIWVGAVDDELTVKGYIVPGLGDAGDLAFGDKSGD is encoded by the coding sequence ATGCTTATAAATCTTGGCGAAAACAATTCACTGCTCAGCCAGTTCATTGCTGAGGTACGTGATGAAAGGGTCCAGAAGGACAGGCTGCGCTTTCGCAGGAACCTGGAGAGGATAGGCGAGGTATTTGCCTACGAGATAAGTAAACAGATCCCTTATAAAAAGACTGATGTCCATACGCCGCTGGGAGTAGCCTGCATGAACCTGCCGGAAGAGAGTCCCGTACTTGCCACAATAATGCGTGCCGGTCTGCCTTTCCAGCAGGGCTTCCTGAACTATTTCGACAATTCCGGGAATGCATTCGTTTCGGCCTACCGCAAATACCATAAGGACGGAACCTTTGATATCAAGTTCGAGCATATGTCGTCGCCCGATCTTGACGGAAAGGTTTTAATACTTAGTGATCCTATGCTGGCCTCTGGCTCATCAATCGTGCTTGCCTACAAGGCGCTGCTTTCAAGGGGTATCCCCGGCCACACCCATATTGTGTCGATCATAGCCAGCCGCGAAGGGTTAGCCTATGTGAGGAAGCACCTGCCATCAAGAAAAATTACAATCTGGGTGGGAGCGGTTGATGATGAACTGACCGTGAAAGGCTATATCGTTCCGGGACTTGGTGATGCGGGAGATCTGGCGTTCGGCGATAAATCAGGGGATTAA
- the sppA gene encoding signal peptide peptidase SppA: protein MKSFFKFLLASVLGVFIALMFIFFIFLGIIGVMISSADKPVEVSSNTVLHMKLDQPVVDRASKNPFDGFDYLNMRPVSRTGLYDILENIEKAKNDDNIEGIFIEISFPQAGISTLGEIRDALEDFRESGKFILAYADYYTQAAYYLASVADHVYMTPTGQVMWAGLRSEIMFFKGALEKLGIEPQIIRHGEFKSAVEPFMYDRMSDENREQVNTYLSSIWNVILEGVSRTREIPVARLDEIADRALVRSSETALEHGLVDELLYRDQVLSRLRELAGLEEDDDIKSVSIAQYTRVPKKREGRGLPREKLAIVFAEGAIGPGEGSELSIGSVRISRALREARKDTTVKAIVFRVNSPGGSALDSEVIWREVELAANEKPVIVSMGDLAASGGYYIAAPATKIVANPHTITGSIGVFGMLPDASGFLNDKLGITVDVAKTNEFADMGSLYRPLTPGEREILQQGVEEVYRVFTQRVAEGRGIDAGRVDEIGQGRVWSGYDARELGLVDEFGGLTRAVEIAVEEAGLEYYRVLSLPTQKDPFEELLKNLGGSVMMRLAGDLPGSMSRHMETLRTALEQQGIQARMPFDMVVY, encoded by the coding sequence ATGAAAAGCTTTTTTAAGTTTCTTCTGGCCTCAGTCCTCGGTGTTTTTATTGCACTTATGTTCATTTTTTTCATCTTCCTGGGGATAATAGGCGTAATGATCTCTTCGGCCGATAAGCCAGTTGAGGTCAGTTCAAACACGGTGCTTCACATGAAACTTGACCAGCCGGTTGTTGACAGGGCCTCAAAGAACCCCTTTGACGGGTTTGATTACCTCAATATGAGGCCTGTTTCGCGGACCGGACTATACGACATTCTCGAAAATATTGAAAAGGCGAAAAACGATGATAATATAGAGGGGATATTCATAGAGATATCATTCCCCCAGGCCGGCATATCAACTCTTGGCGAGATAAGGGATGCGCTGGAGGATTTCAGGGAGTCGGGCAAATTCATTCTTGCCTATGCCGACTACTATACCCAGGCCGCCTATTACCTTGCCTCGGTGGCCGACCATGTTTACATGACACCTACCGGGCAGGTGATGTGGGCCGGACTGCGTTCGGAGATAATGTTCTTCAAGGGGGCGCTGGAAAAACTGGGAATTGAGCCGCAGATCATCAGGCACGGTGAGTTCAAATCGGCTGTCGAGCCCTTCATGTACGACCGCATGAGCGATGAGAACAGGGAGCAGGTTAATACATACCTTTCGTCTATCTGGAATGTAATTCTTGAAGGTGTTTCCCGTACCAGGGAAATTCCTGTCGCCAGGCTTGACGAGATAGCCGATCGTGCGCTTGTCCGGAGTTCGGAAACTGCTTTGGAGCACGGACTTGTAGATGAACTGTTGTACAGGGACCAGGTGCTTTCCAGGCTCAGGGAGCTGGCCGGACTTGAGGAGGATGATGATATTAAGTCGGTTAGCATTGCACAGTATACCAGGGTACCAAAAAAACGCGAGGGCAGGGGACTGCCGCGTGAAAAGCTGGCAATAGTCTTTGCTGAAGGGGCCATTGGCCCCGGAGAGGGCTCTGAACTGTCGATAGGTTCGGTCAGGATCTCCAGGGCGCTGCGTGAGGCCAGAAAGGACACCACGGTAAAGGCGATAGTTTTCAGGGTCAATTCACCCGGCGGCAGCGCGCTTGACTCAGAGGTTATATGGAGGGAGGTTGAGCTGGCTGCAAACGAGAAGCCGGTAATAGTATCGATGGGTGATCTTGCCGCATCGGGAGGTTACTATATTGCCGCGCCGGCGACCAAAATTGTTGCGAATCCGCATACCATCACCGGATCGATAGGGGTATTCGGAATGCTGCCTGATGCCAGCGGATTTTTGAACGACAAGCTCGGTATTACCGTAGATGTTGCCAAGACCAATGAGTTTGCCGATATGGGGAGTCTATACCGTCCCCTCACACCCGGTGAGAGGGAGATACTGCAGCAGGGCGTGGAGGAAGTTTACCGGGTTTTCACGCAAAGGGTTGCAGAAGGCCGGGGGATCGATGCCGGCCGGGTTGACGAGATAGGGCAGGGCCGCGTATGGAGCGGCTATGATGCCAGGGAACTCGGACTGGTAGATGAGTTTGGGGGACTTACACGGGCGGTGGAGATAGCTGTTGAAGAGGCGGGCCTTGAGTATTACCGGGTTCTTTCACTTCCCACGCAGAAAGATCCTTTCGAGGAGCTGCTCAAAAACCTGGGCGGCTCTGTAATGATGAGGCTTGCCGGAGATTTGCCGGGATCAATGTCACGGCATATGGAGACATTGCGTACTGCTCTTGAACAACAGGGTATCCAGGCCCGGATGCCTTTCGACATGGTGGTGTACTGA